In Rutidosis leptorrhynchoides isolate AG116_Rl617_1_P2 chromosome 2, CSIRO_AGI_Rlap_v1, whole genome shotgun sequence, one genomic interval encodes:
- the LOC139889382 gene encoding uncharacterized protein, whose amino-acid sequence MLYGRKCRTPTYWLEDGEKQLVGPEIVQITTEKVAIAREKLKAARNRHKMYADPRRHPVNFEVGDRVYLKVSPWKGVIRFGKRGKLALRYIGSFKIIQRVNDQTVVLGLPTELAGIHNTFNVCYLRKWFQNSSVYVIWTPFGPPKEMRLASDY is encoded by the exons ATGCtgtatggtcgcaaatgtagaacgCCGACTTATTGGTTAGAAGATGGTGAGAAACAGCTTGTAGGTCCAGAAATAGTTCAGATAACAACAGAAAAGGTAGCGATAGCACGTGAGAAGTTGAAAGCGGCACGTAATAGACATAAAATGTATGCCGATCCACGTAGACATCCGGTAAACTTTGAGGTGGGGGATCGTGTTTActtaaaagtttcgccgtggaaaggagtTATTAGGTTTGGTAAGCGAGGTAAGTTAGCTCTGAGATATATTGGGTCGTTCAAGATTATTCAGAGGGTTAATGATCAGACGGTTGTGTTAGGGCTCCCGACAGAGttggcaggaattcacaacacattcAATGTATGTTACCTTAGGAAAT GGTTCCAGAACAGTTCAGTTTATGTGATTTGGACCCCGTTTGGGCCGCCAAAGGAGATGCGTTTGGCATCAGattactga